The following are from one region of the Petrotoga mobilis SJ95 genome:
- a CDS encoding ECF transporter S component, translating to MKTKDVAISGIMIALVFVLTFAIKVPVPFTRGYVHLGDSMIFISAILFGRRVGALAGGLGSALADLVGGYAYWAIPTLIIKSVMGALVGWISDSYRNKYSGKKELTIFLSSIGIWLAFSLTLSLFLKNLIANLATSPFTNNLMNELGYENIEELENFLLNARVLINIILLAIPIAIILISLFLRGKDSKIFRLGNLMGSMIAGLWMVIGYFFTGRIIVGNWVMPIFEVPWNVLQFTVGIIVAYIVLFGLQNTKLFENSQK from the coding sequence TTGAAAACGAAAGATGTTGCAATTTCTGGTATAATGATTGCCTTAGTTTTTGTTTTAACCTTTGCGATAAAAGTTCCTGTCCCGTTCACAAGGGGCTACGTACATTTGGGAGACAGCATGATATTCATTTCAGCAATTTTGTTTGGCAGGAGGGTTGGAGCTTTAGCCGGAGGATTAGGTTCGGCTTTGGCAGATTTGGTTGGAGGTTATGCTTATTGGGCTATACCTACTTTAATTATAAAGTCCGTTATGGGGGCTTTAGTCGGTTGGATTTCCGATAGTTATAGAAACAAATATTCGGGCAAAAAAGAACTTACAATTTTTCTCTCAAGTATAGGTATATGGTTGGCTTTTTCCTTAACTCTTTCCTTATTCTTAAAAAACTTGATAGCGAATTTAGCTACTTCTCCTTTCACTAACAATTTAATGAATGAATTGGGATATGAAAATATAGAAGAGTTAGAAAATTTTTTATTAAACGCTAGGGTATTAATCAACATTATTCTTTTAGCAATACCAATAGCCATAATACTAATTTCGTTGTTTCTTAGGGGGAAGGATTCAAAAATCTTCAGATTAGGTAATTTGATGGGAAGTATGATAGCCGGTCTATGGATGGTTATAGGATACTTTTTTACAGGTAGAATCATAGTTGGTAATTGGGTGATGCCTATTTTTGAGGTACCTTGGAATGTTTTACAATTCACCGTAGGAATTATCGTTGCATACATAGTGTTATTTGGGTTACAAAATACAAAGCTTTTTGAAAATTCCCAAAAGTAA
- a CDS encoding superoxide dismutase has translation MAFELPKLSYPYDALEPYIDATTMEIHHTKHHGGYVKNLNAALEKYPEWASKSIEDILKDLDNIPEDIRTTVRNNGGGHYNHSIFWTIMGPNGGGEPSGKLAESIDKTFGSFDKFKEEFSNAAVTRFGSGWAWLVLDNYGHLSILSTPNQDNPITYSLKPVLGLDVWEHAYYLKYQNKRPEYIQAWWNIVNWEAVTKRYEMLLK, from the coding sequence ATGGCTTTTGAATTACCAAAATTGAGTTATCCCTACGATGCTCTAGAACCTTACATAGATGCTACAACAATGGAGATTCACCACACTAAGCATCATGGAGGTTACGTTAAAAATTTAAATGCTGCCTTAGAAAAATATCCTGAATGGGCAAGCAAAAGTATAGAAGACATTCTCAAGGATTTAGACAATATACCAGAAGATATTAGAACAACAGTAAGGAATAACGGAGGCGGGCATTACAATCATTCCATATTTTGGACAATAATGGGGCCCAACGGTGGTGGCGAACCTTCTGGAAAGTTAGCTGAAAGTATTGATAAGACTTTCGGAAGTTTCGACAAATTTAAAGAGGAATTTTCAAATGCTGCAGTAACAAGATTTGGGAGCGGATGGGCTTGGTTAGTATTAGATAACTACGGGCATCTTTCGATTCTATCCACACCGAATCAAGATAATCCTATTACATACAGTTTAAAACCTGTGTTAGGCTTAGATGTTTGGGAACACGCCTATTATTTAAAATATCAAAACAAGAGACCCGAATATATACAAGCTTGGTGGAACATAGTTAATTGGGAAGCAGTTACTAAAAGGTATGAAATGTTGCTAAAATAA
- a CDS encoding metallophosphoesterase — protein MKVFLSDLHIGLGNESDDFIYDDRLIKLLRDLDDENNELFIVGDFFELSNLINDGLMMDTASEYAEKFDPSLIDTIFASHEKMIEELRKFSKKHNIYYIAGNHDYYILLNQKINEKIKEAFENCEILPYYYDPNLRLFVIHGNQFDIVNRLSKDKDGNLIPPFAEYMNKYMNYNFGKVAGKILPAELYSDYQNIYPQLDVFKWLDIIKEKYDLNYNLKNKWIETFTQLIKTPQVKKWMKINFPGVNILSNIFVNNLGGMKLGEAIVRVGMFFRSMRNSNSLLMKAEELLNDKFYIPKEYLIGFYDQDISFAKGEIKGIVMGHNHRASFNIIKNGGSKEVYINTGTWKFMVNRNFGINRNEFIKKKLISYLLIDDSNKSMNFKLVREEAF, from the coding sequence ATGAAGGTTTTTCTGAGTGATTTGCACATCGGTTTAGGTAATGAATCAGATGACTTTATATACGATGACAGACTAATCAAGTTACTACGTGATCTTGATGATGAAAACAATGAGTTATTTATCGTTGGAGATTTTTTCGAGTTATCTAATTTAATCAATGATGGTCTCATGATGGATACAGCTTCTGAATATGCAGAAAAATTTGATCCCTCTTTAATAGATACAATATTTGCTAGCCATGAAAAGATGATCGAAGAGCTCCGAAAATTTTCAAAAAAACATAACATTTATTATATCGCAGGTAACCACGATTATTACATTCTTTTGAATCAAAAAATAAACGAAAAGATCAAAGAAGCATTCGAGAATTGTGAAATTTTACCCTATTATTATGATCCAAACTTAAGATTATTTGTTATACATGGTAATCAGTTCGATATAGTCAACAGATTGAGCAAAGATAAAGATGGAAACCTTATTCCGCCATTTGCAGAGTACATGAACAAATACATGAATTATAATTTTGGAAAAGTCGCCGGGAAAATTCTACCTGCTGAGCTTTATTCAGATTATCAAAATATTTATCCTCAGTTGGATGTTTTCAAGTGGTTGGATATTATAAAAGAAAAATATGATCTTAATTACAATTTAAAAAACAAATGGATTGAAACCTTCACACAACTGATTAAAACCCCTCAGGTAAAAAAGTGGATGAAAATAAACTTTCCTGGTGTAAATATTCTATCCAATATATTTGTGAATAACTTGGGGGGCATGAAATTAGGTGAAGCTATAGTTAGAGTAGGAATGTTCTTCAGAAGTATGAGAAATTCGAATTCTCTTTTAATGAAGGCAGAAGAACTTTTAAACGATAAATTCTATATACCGAAAGAATATCTTATTGGGTTTTATGATCAAGATATTTCTTTTGCTAAGGGAGAAATAAAGGGAATAGTTATGGGTCATAACCATAGAGCGTCCTTTAATATCATAAAAAACGGAGGCTCAAAAGAAGTTTATATTAATACTGGAACATGGAAATTCATGGTAAATAGAAATTTTGGAATAAATAGAAATGAGTTCATCAAAAAAAAGTTAATTTCCTATCTGTTGATAGACGACTCAAATAAGTCCATGAATTTTAAATTAGTGAGAGAAGAGGCGTTTTAA
- the ppdK gene encoding pyruvate, phosphate dikinase, whose product MGKKYVYVWNKNRVEGNSKMKDILGGKGANLAEMASLGLPVPPGFTISTEVCKYYWDNGRKFPEDLKSVVEEAMTELENVTGKKFGDNKNPLLVSVRSGAAVSMPGMMDTILNLGLNDESVEGLAKLTNNERFAWDSYRRFIQMFGDVALGIAHEKFEEALNEVKREKGVKQDLELDANDLKKVVELYKKLYKEEGKEFPQDPMKQLWIAIEAVFGSWNNPRAIKYRQINEMDKQGLLGTAVNVVAMVFGNMGEDSGTGVAFTRDPNTGEKKYYGEFLTNAQGEDVVAGIRTPKSLDELKSINPKTYNQLLEVMDKLEKHFRDMQDIEFTVEKGQLYMLQTRSGKRTAAAAVKIAVDMVKEGLISKQEAVMRVKPADIEKLLHPIFDSEELKNAQYIGKGLPASPGAATGKIVFSADDAEKLAKDGEKVILARPETSPEDVGGMNVAEGILTSRGGMTSHAAVVARGMGKTAVVGAEDIVIDLKNKVIKSNGVELKEGDWISIDGNEGKVYAGKIKTVRPEGLAGDISVLLEYADEVSVLGVRANADIPRDAKVAREFGAQGIGLCRTEHMFFGPERINKMRTMIVSKTEEQRKAALEQLLPFQRSDFKGLFEEMEGFSVTIRLLDPPLHEFVPESDEQIKEVAKMIGISEEELRSTVKDLEEFNPMMGHRGVRLAITYPEIAEMQTKAIILAAIDMIKEGKKVQPEIMIPLVGDVKELTILKESIKQIADELIKENNVDLEYKIGTMIEVPRACVVADQIGAEADFFSFGTNDLTQLGLGFSRDDYGKFIGDYIEKGIYEKDPFQQIDREGVGKLIKLALDGGRSTNPKLKVGICGEHGGDPDSIEFAHLVGLDYVSCSPYRVPVARLAAAQAAVNYKRGKKVNY is encoded by the coding sequence ATGGGAAAAAAGTACGTATACGTGTGGAATAAAAACCGAGTAGAAGGCAACTCGAAAATGAAAGACATTCTTGGTGGAAAAGGTGCTAACTTAGCAGAGATGGCATCTTTAGGTTTGCCAGTACCTCCAGGTTTCACTATTTCAACGGAAGTATGTAAATATTATTGGGATAATGGCAGAAAATTCCCAGAAGATCTTAAATCTGTTGTTGAAGAAGCCATGACAGAGCTTGAAAATGTTACTGGCAAAAAATTCGGTGACAACAAAAATCCTCTTTTGGTTTCAGTCAGGTCAGGTGCCGCTGTTTCTATGCCTGGAATGATGGATACTATATTGAATTTAGGTCTTAACGATGAATCAGTCGAGGGATTAGCCAAGCTAACTAACAACGAAAGATTTGCTTGGGATTCTTATAGAAGATTTATCCAAATGTTTGGTGATGTTGCTTTAGGTATCGCCCATGAAAAATTCGAAGAAGCCCTTAATGAAGTTAAAAGAGAAAAAGGCGTAAAACAAGATTTAGAATTAGATGCGAACGATCTCAAAAAAGTTGTTGAATTATACAAGAAATTGTACAAAGAAGAGGGAAAAGAGTTCCCACAAGATCCTATGAAACAACTTTGGATTGCTATTGAAGCAGTTTTTGGAAGTTGGAACAATCCAAGGGCTATAAAGTATAGACAAATTAATGAAATGGATAAACAAGGGCTTTTAGGAACTGCTGTGAATGTAGTTGCTATGGTTTTTGGTAACATGGGAGAAGACAGCGGTACAGGTGTGGCTTTCACAAGAGATCCAAATACTGGTGAAAAGAAATATTACGGTGAATTTCTAACCAATGCACAAGGGGAAGATGTCGTTGCTGGTATAAGAACTCCAAAAAGTTTGGATGAGTTAAAGAGTATCAATCCTAAAACATATAACCAGTTACTTGAGGTTATGGATAAATTGGAGAAACATTTTAGAGATATGCAAGACATAGAATTTACAGTTGAAAAAGGACAATTATATATGCTTCAAACAAGAAGCGGAAAAAGAACTGCTGCTGCGGCTGTTAAAATTGCGGTAGATATGGTAAAAGAAGGTCTCATAAGCAAACAAGAAGCAGTGATGAGAGTTAAGCCCGCAGATATAGAAAAATTACTACATCCTATTTTCGATTCTGAAGAATTAAAAAATGCCCAATACATTGGGAAAGGATTACCCGCATCTCCTGGTGCTGCAACTGGAAAGATTGTTTTTAGCGCAGACGATGCCGAAAAGCTGGCAAAAGATGGTGAAAAAGTAATCCTCGCTAGACCCGAAACATCCCCCGAAGATGTTGGCGGTATGAACGTTGCAGAAGGAATATTAACATCACGTGGAGGCATGACTTCTCATGCTGCCGTAGTTGCCAGAGGAATGGGTAAGACAGCTGTTGTTGGAGCAGAAGATATAGTCATCGATTTAAAAAATAAAGTTATAAAATCTAATGGAGTTGAATTAAAGGAAGGCGATTGGATTTCCATCGATGGAAACGAAGGAAAAGTTTACGCTGGAAAAATCAAAACAGTTAGACCCGAAGGATTAGCAGGGGATATTTCAGTATTGCTTGAGTACGCAGATGAGGTTTCAGTTTTAGGGGTCAGAGCAAACGCAGATATCCCAAGAGATGCAAAAGTTGCAAGGGAGTTCGGAGCTCAAGGAATTGGACTTTGTAGGACAGAACACATGTTCTTTGGACCAGAAAGAATAAACAAGATGAGAACTATGATCGTCTCAAAAACAGAAGAACAAAGAAAAGCAGCTTTAGAACAACTGTTACCATTTCAAAGATCAGACTTCAAAGGATTATTTGAAGAGATGGAAGGATTTTCTGTTACAATAAGGCTTTTGGATCCACCTCTTCATGAATTTGTTCCAGAGAGCGATGAACAAATAAAAGAAGTAGCAAAAATGATTGGAATCAGTGAGGAAGAATTAAGAAGTACAGTTAAAGATCTAGAAGAATTTAACCCAATGATGGGTCACAGAGGTGTGAGATTAGCTATCACTTACCCAGAAATAGCAGAAATGCAAACAAAAGCAATAATTTTAGCCGCTATTGATATGATAAAAGAAGGTAAAAAGGTACAGCCAGAAATAATGATCCCATTAGTTGGAGACGTTAAAGAGCTTACCATCCTTAAAGAATCCATCAAGCAGATTGCTGACGAATTAATAAAAGAAAACAACGTAGACTTAGAATACAAAATTGGAACAATGATCGAAGTTCCCAGGGCCTGTGTGGTTGCCGATCAAATTGGTGCAGAAGCTGATTTCTTTAGCTTTGGTACCAACGATCTTACACAGCTAGGCTTAGGTTTTTCAAGAGATGATTATGGAAAATTCATTGGAGATTACATTGAAAAAGGTATCTACGAAAAAGACCCATTCCAACAAATCGATAGAGAAGGCGTTGGAAAATTAATAAAACTTGCTTTGGATGGTGGTAGATCCACAAACCCAAAATTAAAGGTAGGAATTTGTGGTGAACACGGTGGAGATCCTGATTCTATTGAGTTTGCACACTTGGTAGGGTTGGATTATGTAAGCTGTTCTCCATACAGAGTACCAGTCGCTAGATTAGCAGCCGCCCAAGCGGCAGTAAATTATAAGAGAGGTAAAAAAGTTAATTATTAA
- a CDS encoding methylenetetrahydrofolate reductase, whose protein sequence is MKIVDLIKQSNKPVLSFEIIPPNVGESIDSIFNVVDNLIEFSPKYINVTKHANEIDYVEENGKIMKIIQKKRPGTVGVSASIKHRYNIEVVPHLICTGFNKYQLEDILIDLNYLRIENIFVVRGDKKRYTWKETDEYEHASQLVEQIANMNRGIYTFPTKEHNSTNFCVGVAGYPEKHFESPNFEKDLDYLKLKVDMGATFIITQMFFDIEYYKNFVNKVRDLGIEVPIIPGIKPLGSKKTLYNIPKTFHVNIPKSIVEEFENAKSSQDEYIIGVRHAIKLIEQLLELGVPGVHLFTMGKGKIVKDVLSAFKGIF, encoded by the coding sequence ATGAAAATAGTAGATTTGATCAAACAATCAAACAAACCTGTTCTTTCCTTTGAAATTATCCCCCCTAATGTTGGAGAAAGTATTGATTCAATATTTAATGTTGTGGATAATTTAATCGAATTTTCTCCTAAATATATCAATGTCACTAAGCACGCCAACGAAATAGACTATGTTGAAGAAAATGGGAAGATTATGAAAATCATCCAAAAGAAGAGACCTGGGACCGTCGGAGTAAGTGCTTCAATAAAACATAGATATAATATCGAAGTAGTCCCTCACTTAATATGTACGGGCTTTAACAAATATCAACTGGAAGACATACTAATAGATCTAAATTATCTCAGGATAGAAAACATATTCGTCGTAAGAGGAGATAAGAAAAGGTATACATGGAAAGAAACCGATGAATACGAACATGCAAGTCAATTAGTTGAGCAAATAGCAAATATGAACAGAGGAATATACACGTTCCCAACAAAAGAACATAATTCTACAAATTTCTGCGTGGGCGTTGCAGGATACCCAGAAAAACATTTTGAATCCCCAAACTTTGAAAAAGATTTGGACTATTTGAAATTAAAGGTCGATATGGGGGCAACATTCATAATAACTCAGATGTTTTTTGACATTGAGTATTACAAAAACTTCGTTAATAAAGTTCGAGATCTCGGCATAGAAGTGCCAATAATCCCAGGCATCAAACCGTTGGGAAGCAAAAAAACACTATACAACATTCCTAAAACTTTTCATGTTAATATACCTAAATCCATTGTGGAAGAGTTTGAAAACGCAAAATCATCTCAAGATGAATATATTATAGGAGTAAGGCACGCAATAAAACTAATTGAGCAACTTTTAGAACTGGGAGTTCCAGGAGTACATCTTTTTACGATGGGGAAAGGAAAGATAGTAAAAGACGTTTTAAGTGCATTTAAGGGAATTTTTTAG
- the ffh gene encoding signal recognition particle protein, whose product MFENLQKKLTGVFKNLSGKGKLSEKNIKDAVREVKLSLLEADVHYKVVKELIDRVKEEAIGSKVLESLTPDQEFIRIVRDDLIELMGGKENNKITISRNPGFIMLTGLQGSGKTSTAAKLANFYKKKGKNPLLVAADTYRPAAIDQLVQLGEDIGIPVFTGDRVNALKIIEESKKYAEKLLHDIVIVDTAGRLHIDEKMMEELENIKKLINPDEILMVVDSMVGQDAVNSAKEFNDKLDLSGFVVSKLDGDSRGGVIISIRYITGKPVKLVGVGEKIDDLEEFYPDRYVGRILGMGDVLSFIEKVEQDIDKKKAEEDAERFMDGKFDLKDFLEQIRQIRKLGPLSSLLEMVPGVPKEQVDVTKGEQELKKFEAIINSMTPKERKNPGILTYSRKQRIAKGSGTTLQDINRLLKSYDQLKKTMKQMKKLKGRKLMNNLPF is encoded by the coding sequence ATGTTTGAAAACTTACAAAAAAAGCTGACAGGAGTCTTCAAGAACCTATCGGGTAAAGGAAAATTATCCGAAAAAAATATAAAAGATGCTGTTAGAGAAGTGAAACTTTCTCTTTTGGAAGCAGACGTTCACTATAAAGTGGTAAAAGAACTGATTGACAGAGTCAAAGAAGAAGCAATTGGATCTAAGGTTCTCGAAAGTTTAACCCCTGATCAAGAATTTATCAGAATAGTTAGAGACGATTTAATAGAATTGATGGGTGGTAAAGAAAACAATAAAATTACCATTTCTCGTAATCCAGGTTTTATAATGCTTACGGGTTTGCAAGGAAGCGGTAAAACATCAACCGCCGCTAAGTTAGCAAATTTTTATAAGAAAAAAGGAAAAAACCCTTTGTTAGTTGCTGCCGATACTTACAGACCAGCGGCTATCGATCAACTTGTACAGTTGGGTGAGGATATTGGCATTCCCGTTTTTACTGGTGACAGAGTAAACGCTTTGAAAATTATAGAAGAAAGTAAAAAATATGCAGAAAAGCTTTTGCATGATATTGTTATTGTAGATACCGCAGGGCGTTTACACATCGATGAAAAGATGATGGAAGAGCTAGAAAATATAAAAAAATTAATCAATCCTGATGAAATTTTGATGGTTGTCGATTCAATGGTTGGTCAAGATGCAGTTAATTCAGCAAAAGAATTTAACGATAAATTGGATCTTTCTGGTTTTGTTGTTTCAAAACTCGACGGTGATTCTCGAGGCGGGGTCATCATCTCTATTAGGTACATAACTGGAAAACCCGTCAAATTAGTTGGTGTTGGTGAGAAGATAGATGATTTGGAAGAGTTTTACCCAGATAGATATGTTGGAAGAATTTTGGGAATGGGAGACGTACTTTCTTTCATAGAAAAAGTAGAACAAGATATAGATAAAAAGAAAGCAGAAGAAGATGCCGAAAGGTTTATGGATGGAAAGTTTGATTTAAAAGACTTTCTCGAGCAAATTCGACAAATAAGAAAATTAGGGCCTCTAAGTAGTCTTTTAGAAATGGTTCCTGGTGTCCCAAAGGAGCAAGTAGATGTAACAAAAGGTGAGCAAGAATTAAAAAAATTCGAGGCAATAATAAATTCAATGACCCCTAAGGAACGTAAAAACCCAGGAATACTTACTTATTCAAGAAAACAGCGGATAGCCAAGGGAAGTGGGACAACTCTGCAAGATATTAACAGACTATTGAAATCATACGATCAACTGAAAAAAACTATGAAGCAAATGAAGAAACTAAAGGGCAGAAAACTAATGAACAATCTACCGTTTTGA
- the rpsP gene encoding 30S ribosomal protein S16 — translation MVKIRLNRMGRRHQPFYRIVIVDSRNKRSGKYIESIGYYDPLNNSNQYKVDEDKALDWLLKGAQPTDTARRILRKMGVMKRYDEIKFQARKEKGVKESNEIVEPEGEEVKE, via the coding sequence ATGGTAAAAATCAGATTGAACAGGATGGGAAGGAGACATCAACCGTTTTACAGAATAGTTATCGTAGACTCAAGAAACAAAAGGAGCGGAAAATATATAGAATCAATAGGATACTATGATCCTCTAAATAACTCAAACCAGTACAAAGTCGATGAAGACAAGGCTTTAGATTGGCTTTTAAAAGGTGCTCAACCCACAGACACAGCAAGAAGAATTCTTAGAAAAATGGGTGTTATGAAAAGATATGATGAAATAAAATTTCAAGCTAGAAAAGAAAAGGGTGTCAAAGAATCTAATGAAATTGTTGAACCAGAAGGAGAAGAAGTTAAAGAATGA
- a CDS encoding KH domain-containing protein: MKNLLLDILNNIVKHPDEIKIVESNEEQNVIFEIYANSEDVGQIIGKDGRTIKSINILLNAAKKDPDKKFILKVIR; the protein is encoded by the coding sequence ATGAAAAATCTGCTTTTAGACATTTTGAATAACATCGTTAAACATCCAGATGAAATAAAGATAGTAGAGTCCAACGAGGAACAAAACGTAATATTTGAAATATATGCAAATTCTGAAGATGTTGGACAAATAATTGGAAAAGACGGTAGAACTATTAAATCCATAAACATTCTTTTAAACGCAGCAAAAAAAGATCCTGATAAGAAATTTATCTTAAAAGTAATTAGGTGA
- the rimM gene encoding ribosome maturation factor RimM (Essential for efficient processing of 16S rRNA), which translates to MNSLSNLLDNKISVAKIVNSHGVHGEVKIVPFTNVKDVITNLEEVLLYNTSTRNFFFSKVLQVKPLNKFFVLNLRGIKDMDEAKKMIGYEVFIDKKDLPSLNSEEYYWYEILDSEVYYEDGEYVGKVEEIIQTGANDVISIKNLEDDKEVLIPMTDHYIIELKKEDKSIIVKKIEWYENGTNQAD; encoded by the coding sequence TTGAACAGTTTATCCAATCTTTTGGACAACAAAATCTCTGTGGCAAAAATTGTTAATAGCCATGGAGTGCACGGAGAAGTAAAAATAGTACCTTTTACCAACGTAAAAGATGTGATAACGAACTTAGAAGAAGTTCTTTTATACAACACCTCAACCAGAAATTTCTTCTTTAGTAAGGTACTACAAGTTAAACCATTAAATAAATTTTTTGTATTGAACTTACGTGGAATAAAGGATATGGACGAAGCTAAAAAAATGATAGGGTATGAAGTTTTTATCGATAAGAAAGATCTTCCTTCTCTTAATAGTGAGGAATATTACTGGTATGAGATTTTAGATTCTGAGGTGTACTATGAAGATGGGGAATACGTTGGAAAAGTAGAAGAAATAATTCAAACAGGTGCAAACGACGTTATTTCTATAAAAAACCTTGAAGATGATAAAGAAGTTCTCATACCAATGACAGATCATTACATTATTGAGTTAAAAAAAGAGGATAAAAGTATTATAGTAAAAAAGATAGAGTGGTACGAAAATGGAACAAATCAAGCGGATTAA
- the trmD gene encoding tRNA (guanosine(37)-N1)-methyltransferase TrmD yields MEQIKRIKISVLTIFPGMFDIIRNYGVIKKAIEKKLVEIDILNLRDYTTDKHKVTDKPGYGGENGMVMLAEPFYRFYDEYILSKNHKPYVVLPSPQGEVFNNDLAFELAKKEELVFFCGRYEGIDERVRKIVDKEVSIGDYVLTGGEIPTMVIIETLLRFLPGVIGSKTSVENDSFYNGLLDYSHYTKPQNFRGMQVPEILLSGDHERIRIFRKKDSLLKTILKRPDLFIKKELDEEEKKILVEIIQEMFNKNPDNFKESKDV; encoded by the coding sequence ATGGAACAAATCAAGCGGATTAAAATTAGTGTTTTGACTATTTTCCCTGGTATGTTTGATATAATCAGAAACTATGGAGTAATCAAAAAAGCTATAGAAAAAAAATTAGTTGAAATAGATATACTCAATTTAAGAGATTACACAACCGATAAACACAAAGTAACTGATAAACCTGGTTACGGTGGAGAAAATGGAATGGTTATGCTGGCAGAACCTTTTTATCGTTTTTACGATGAATACATACTATCTAAGAACCACAAACCTTATGTAGTTTTACCTTCTCCCCAAGGCGAAGTATTTAATAACGATTTAGCTTTTGAGTTAGCAAAAAAAGAGGAATTAGTTTTTTTCTGTGGAAGATACGAAGGAATAGATGAAAGGGTTAGAAAGATCGTTGACAAAGAAGTTTCAATAGGAGATTATGTTTTAACCGGCGGTGAAATCCCTACCATGGTTATTATTGAAACTCTTTTAAGATTTTTGCCCGGAGTAATAGGTTCAAAAACAAGCGTGGAAAACGATTCCTTTTACAATGGGCTTTTAGATTATTCACACTACACCAAACCTCAGAATTTTAGAGGGATGCAAGTGCCGGAAATTCTGTTAAGCGGGGATCATGAACGTATTAGAATCTTTAGAAAAAAAGACAGTTTGTTAAAAACGATATTGAAGAGGCCAGATCTATTTATAAAGAAAGAATTAGATGAAGAAGAAAAAAAGATTTTAGTAGAGATTATTCAAGAAATGTTTAACAAAAACCCTGATAATTTTAAGGAGTCCAAAGATGTTTGA
- a CDS encoding RNA methyltransferase, whose product MFDKLYVALIHYPILKKDGSIVSTAVTNFDVHDISRTCKTYNVKNYFLVTNLPAQRKIVEKVLDYWLNGYGGEFNPNRKEALEIFKIKNYLEDVIEEIEKNEGERPKIVFTSAKARNNVVSFEELKNQIKDSDHPFLILFGTGWGMPEEIREISDYDLEPIRANGEFNHLSVRAAVAITLDRLIGEIV is encoded by the coding sequence ATGTTTGATAAACTATATGTGGCCTTAATTCACTATCCTATTCTAAAAAAAGACGGAAGCATTGTTTCAACAGCCGTTACAAATTTTGATGTTCACGATATTTCAAGAACCTGTAAAACTTATAATGTTAAAAACTATTTCTTAGTTACTAACTTGCCTGCTCAACGAAAGATTGTAGAAAAAGTTTTAGATTACTGGCTCAACGGATATGGAGGAGAATTTAATCCCAACAGAAAAGAAGCGCTTGAAATATTTAAAATAAAAAATTACCTGGAGGACGTTATCGAAGAAATAGAAAAAAATGAAGGAGAACGACCAAAGATAGTTTTCACTTCTGCTAAAGCAAGAAATAATGTAGTTTCTTTCGAGGAACTAAAGAACCAGATAAAAGATTCCGATCATCCATTTTTAATTCTTTTTGGAACCGGTTGGGGAATGCCAGAAGAAATTAGAGAAATTTCTGATTACGATTTAGAACCTATTAGAGCTAATGGAGAGTTCAATCATCTTTCTGTCAGAGCAGCAGTTGCAATAACCTTAGATAGATTAATAGGTGAAATTGTTTGA
- the rplS gene encoding 50S ribosomal protein L19 — translation MDKIINAVETNYKKEDIPEIRPGDTVRVNVKVVEGEGEKKRERIQPFEGIVIKIRGAGLGRSFTVRKMGADRVGVERIFPFHSPSISSIEVLKKGKTRRAKLYYLRDVKGKIRIKERKD, via the coding sequence ATGGACAAAATCATAAATGCAGTAGAAACAAATTATAAAAAAGAAGATATCCCTGAAATTAGGCCAGGTGATACTGTAAGAGTCAACGTAAAAGTTGTTGAAGGGGAAGGTGAAAAGAAAAGGGAAAGAATCCAACCCTTTGAAGGAATAGTAATAAAAATAAGAGGCGCTGGTCTTGGACGTTCTTTCACTGTTAGGAAAATGGGAGCAGATAGAGTAGGTGTTGAAAGGATCTTTCCATTTCATTCCCCGTCAATAAGTAGCATAGAAGTATTGAAGAAAGGTAAAACCAGAAGGGCTAAACTCTATTACTTGAGGGATGTTAAAGGAAAGATAAGGATCAAAGAGAGGAAGGACTGA